The Cellulomonas sp. S1-8 genomic sequence GTCGACGCTGTACCTGGTGGACGCGGGCGACCCGGATCCCGTCGTGCTGTCGGGGGACGTGCTGTTCGCCGGCAGCATCGGCCGCACCGACCTGCCCGGCGGTGACCCGGCGGCGATGGCGCGCACGCTGCGCGAGGTCGTCGCGACCCTGCCCGCGGGGTCGCGCGTCCTGCCGGGGCACGGACCGACGACCGACGTCGCCACCGAGCTCGCGACCAACCCCTACCTGGCCCGCGCCCGCTGAGGGACGTCGCCCGCTCCCGTGGACGCGCGTGCGGGACGCACGCGCCGGTCTGGGATCATCGGGGCCATGGCTCGTCCCACACCCCTGTCCGGATTCCCCGAGTGGCTGCCCGACGGGCGCATCGTCGAGCAGCACGTGCTCGACGTGCTGCGCCGCACGTTCGAGCTGCACGGCTTCGCGGGGATCGAGACACGGGCGGTCGAGCCGCTCGACCAGCTGCTGCGCAAGGGCGAGACCTCCAAGGAGGTCTACGTGCTGCGCCGGCTGCACGACGAGGCGGACGCAGGGGCCGACGGCTCCGACCGGGCCGGGCAGCTCGGCCTGCACTTCGACCTGACGGTGCCGTTCGCGCGGTACGTCCTGGAGAACGCCGGCCACCTGGCGTTCCCGTTCCGGCGCTACCAGATCCAGAAGGTGTGGCGCGGCGAGCGTCCCCAGGACGGGCGGTTCCGCGAGTTCGTGCAGGCCGACATCGACGTCGTCGGCGCGGGGGACCTGCCCTACCACTACGAGGTCGAGCTGCCGCTGGTCATGGCCGACGCGCTCGGTGCGCTGCGGGCGCTCGGCGTGCCGCCCGTGCGGATCCTCGTCAACAACCGCAAGGTCGCCGAGGGCTTCTACCGCGGTCTGGGCCTGTCCGACGTCGAGGCGGTGCTGCGCGGCATCGACAAGCTCGACAAGGTCGGCCCCGACGCGGTCGCGGAGCTCCTCGTCGCGGAGGCCGGCGCCACGCCCGCGCAGGCCGCGGCCTGCCTGGAGCTCGCCGGGGTGCGCGGGGACGACGCGTCGGTCGTCGAGCGTGTCCGCGACCTGGCCGACCGGCACGGCGCGACCACGGACCTGCTCGAGGAGGGCCTCAGCGAGCTCGGCGCGCTGCTGCTCGCCGCGGCCGAGCGCGCCCCGGGGGTGATGGTCGCGGACCTGAAGATCGCGCGCGGCCTCGACTACTACACCGGCTCGGTCTACGAGACCGTGCTCGTCGGCCACGAGGACCTCGGGTCCATCTGCTCCGGCGGTCGCTACGACACCCTCGCGTCCGACGGTGCGACGACGTACCCGGGCGTCGGGCTGTCGATCGGGGTCTCGCGGCTGGTGTCCCGGCTGCTCTCCGCGGGCCTGGTCCGCGCCACGCGCTCGGTGCCCTCCGCGGTGCTCGTCGCCGTCACGTCCGAGGACGGCCGCTCGCGCTCCGACGCCGTCGCTGCCGCGCTCCGGGCTCGCGGCATCCCCGTCGAGGTGGCTCCCAGCGCGGCGAAGTTCGGCAAGCAGATCCGCCACGCCGACCGCCGCGGCATCCCGTACGTGTGGTTCCTGGGCGACACCGATGCCGAAGGCGCGACGGCGCCGGACCAGGTCAAGGACATCCGCTCCGGCGAGCAGGTGCCGGCCGACGCGACGACCTGGGCGCCCCCGGAGCAGGACCTGTTCCCGCGGGTCGTGCCGGGGGAACCCACGGCCTGACGCCGCGGGGGACCCCACGGCCTGACGCCGCCGCCGGCCGCGCGGCCGGCGTCACCCTCCGCCGCGCACCGACCGCGTCCGGCCGCTCGTGCTGCGGCCGGTGCCGCCGGTGCCTACCGTGACGCCGTGGCACACAGCGCGCAGGATGACCCCGCCGGACCGGCCGTGCTCCGCGGGCACATCGCGGGGGTCGGCACCGCGCAGGGCACGCGCCTGGTCGTGGGGCGGTGGCTCGACACGCCCCTGGGTCCGTTCGCGGACGTCATGGTCGAGCGGGCCGACGGTGCCCGTCTGCTGCTGGCGCCTCGGCGGGACGTCGTCGCCCTCATCACCCGCCTGTACACGTTCGACGAGATCCACCTCGTGGACGTGCGCGTCGTGCCCGACGAGCGCTCGCGGACCTGGACCGTCACCGCGGGGCCGCTCGACGCGCGCCTGACGCTCGGTGCGCGCACGGGCGTGGGGACGCTGCTGCGGATGCTGCCGGACGGCGTCCTCGACGCGCCGGGTGCGGCCGAGGTGGTCGACGTGGTCGCGCGCGTCGCCCTGCCGGGCGTCCGGACGCGGGGGCGCGGGACCGACGGGTCGCCCGAGGTGTACGGCGCGCGCGACCAGCACGCGGTCGTGGCGCTCGACGCGCGGTGGGGGGCGGCGTCCCTCGGTCCGCTGCGGGACGTGCGGCCGGCCGTCCGGTTCGGCTTCTCGTCGGTGCCGGCGACGCCCGCCGTCACCGCGGTGCGCGTGCGGATCGGGGCACCGCGCTGACGCGCACGGCTCGGGGTGTCGCGGCTCAGCACAGCTCGGCGGTGGACCACCAGCGGACCGTGCCGAGCGCTCCGACCGCCCCGACGGGCAGGGCGAGCAGCAGCTGGGCCGGGGTGACGGCCGCGGCCGCGGCAGGGCCGCCCATGCCCACCCACAGGCCCGGTGCGGCCCACGGCATCCAGGCACCCGCCCCGGCGACGGTGGCGACCTGCGTCGCGACGACGATCCCCAGGAGCGCGCCGACGCCCGGCAGGTAGCCGCGCCGCACGCTCGCGACCCACGCCAGCGGAGCCGTGAGCAGGGTCATCAGCAGTGCCACTACCAGGGCCTGGCCGGCGGCGCGGGCCGCGTCCCCGTCCGGCGGCCCCAACCCGATGGCCAGCCCCAGCGGGATCGCCAGGCCCACGGTCGCGAGCGCGCAGGCGCCGGCACCCAGCGCGACGGTCGCGAGCTTCGCCCCGGCGATCGACGCGGTCGGGGTCGGCAGGGCCTGCAGGCCCGCGACGGTGCCGTCGGTGAACTCGCGGCCCACGGACCACGTCAGGACGATGCCGACGGCCAGCAACGTCCCGACGGACAGGATCTGCGCGAGCATGCCGAGGTACGCCGACCACCCGGTGCCCTGCAGCATCGGACGGACCTTGACGGCCATCTGGCTGTCCCCGTCGCCGAGCCCGACGGCCGTGAACCCGGCGGCGAGCACGCAGGTCCCCACCACCAGCGCCAGTGCGGACGTGCGGGCGACCGGCGACCGGCGCAGCTTGAGCGCCTCGACGTCCCACGCGGCGCTCACCGGGAACCCCCCGCGCCCGCACCGGGGGTCGGAGCCGACTCCTCGGTGGCGTGGACCATGGTGAAGAACTGACGTTCCAGGTCGACCCCGTCGGGGGCGAGGGCTCCGACGGCGCGGCCGCGGTGGACGACGGTGATCCGGTCCGCGACGCGGGCGACCTCGTCGAGGTGGTGGCTCGAGACCAGTACGCCGGCGCCGTCGTCGCGGGTGCGCTGCAGCCACGTCCGGACGAGGACCACCCCGGCGGGGTCGAGCGCCGTCGACGGCTCGTCCAGGATCAGCAGGTGGGGCCGGTGCACCGCGGCGCAGGCCAGCCCGAGGCGCTGCCGGTTGCCCGACGACAGGGTCCGGGTCCGGCGCCGCTCCCAGTGCGCGAGCCCGAGGGCGTGCACGGCGCGACGCGCGGCCGGGGGCGCGTCGGTGCGCGACAGGCCGCGCAGCCGCGCCGCGGCGACGACCATCTCGGTCACCGTCAGCTCCGCGTAGGCGAAGGGGGCCTCCACGAGGTGACCGACCCGCGCCCACGCAGCGGCCGGCGCCCGCCACGCCGGGACCTCGGTCCCGTCGACGGTGCGCAGGTGCGCGGTCCCCGCGTCCGGCCGCAGCATCCCCAGCGCGAGCCGCATGAGCGTCGACTTGCCGGCGCCGTTGAGCCCGACGACCGCGTGGATCTCCCCGGCTCGCACCGTGAGGTCCAGCCCGTCCACGGCGACCTCGTCGCCGAAGGCCCGACGGACGCCCGACAGCCGGACGAGCGCACCGTCGGGGCCGCGCAGGCCGCCCGGGGGAGTCGTCATGACCGCACCGCGTCGGTGCCCGTGGGCGCGACCGGGACGACCGCCAGGTACGCCAGGGACTGCCGGACGAGGGGGCCGAGCTCGCGCCCGGCGGGTGCGAGGCCCCACCGCAGCAGCGCCTCCATGAGGGCGGCCAGGCACGCCCCGGCCGCGACGCTCGCCTCCAGGGGATCGGCACCGTCGGCGACGAGCGCGTCGACGACGAGCTCGCCGGTGCGGCGGTTGTTCTCCCAGGCGCGCGCCATGAGGCCGCGGTGCCCGGCGATGAGCCGGACGCGCGCGTGCGTCTCGGCCTCGCCCGGCTCGGGCAGGGCGTCCCACGCCGTCGCGATCCCGCGTCGGACGCGCTCGAGCGCGGGCAGCCGGCGGTCCTGGGCCAGCACCGCCTCGGCGATGACCTCGTCGTACGGGTCGTCCATGACGACGTCCTCCTTGGTGGCGAAGTGCCGGAAGAACGTCATGTGCGAGACCCCGGCCGCGGCTGCGACCTGGCTGACGGTGGTGGCCTCGAACCCGTGCTCGACGAAGAGCTCCAGGGCGGCGGCTCGTAGCCGTGCCCGCGTCGCCTCGGATCGCCCCATGCTCAGATGTTAGCAACTAACATTCACCATGAGGAAGAGGTCATCCGACCAGAGGTCGACCCTCGGGGCGTCGGAAGAGGCGACCGCGCTCGCGGAGCACGAGCGCGGAGGCCAGCGTCACGGGCCCGAGGCGTCCGGCGAACATCAGGCCCACGAGGATCAGCTGGTGGCCGGGGGCGAGGTCCGCCGTGATCCCGGTGGAGAGCCCGACCGTCGCGAAGGCCGAGATGACCTCGTACAGGATCTGGTCGAGGGTGTAGGGGCTGGTCATGGCGATCGCGACCGTCGGCCCGACGACCGCGGCGACGCTGAGCAGCGCCACGGCGAGCGCCTGACGGATCGTCTGCGGGGACAGCCGACGATCGAAGAGGGTGACGTCCGGGTCGCCGCGCAGCTCGGCGACGATCGCCACGAGCAGCACCGCGAACGTGCCGACCTTGATGCCGCCGGCAGTCCCCGCGCTGCCGCCGCCGATGAACATCAGGACGTCCGTGCCGAGCAGCGTGCCGGTGTTCATCGCCCCGACGTCGACGCTGTTGAAGCCGGCGGTGCGCGGCATCACGGCCTGGAAGAACCCGGCCAGCACGCGCCCTGCCGGGTCCAGGGCCCCCAGAGTCCGCGGGTTCCCCCACTCGGCGACCGTCATGAACAGCGTGCCCCCGACCAGCAGGAGACCGGTCATCACCAGGGTGAGCCGGGTGTGCACGCTCCAGCGTGCGGGTCGCCGGTGCTGACGCAGGACCTCGAGGATCACGGGGAACCCCAGCCCGCCGAGGATCACGGCTGCCGCGATCGGCAGGCAGACCCACGGG encodes the following:
- the hisS gene encoding histidine--tRNA ligase, which produces MARPTPLSGFPEWLPDGRIVEQHVLDVLRRTFELHGFAGIETRAVEPLDQLLRKGETSKEVYVLRRLHDEADAGADGSDRAGQLGLHFDLTVPFARYVLENAGHLAFPFRRYQIQKVWRGERPQDGRFREFVQADIDVVGAGDLPYHYEVELPLVMADALGALRALGVPPVRILVNNRKVAEGFYRGLGLSDVEAVLRGIDKLDKVGPDAVAELLVAEAGATPAQAAACLELAGVRGDDASVVERVRDLADRHGATTDLLEEGLSELGALLLAAAERAPGVMVADLKIARGLDYYTGSVYETVLVGHEDLGSICSGGRYDTLASDGATTYPGVGLSIGVSRLVSRLLSAGLVRATRSVPSAVLVAVTSEDGRSRSDAVAAALRARGIPVEVAPSAAKFGKQIRHADRRGIPYVWFLGDTDAEGATAPDQVKDIRSGEQVPADATTWAPPEQDLFPRVVPGEPTA
- a CDS encoding ABC transporter permease; this encodes MSAAWDVEALKLRRSPVARTSALALVVGTCVLAAGFTAVGLGDGDSQMAVKVRPMLQGTGWSAYLGMLAQILSVGTLLAVGIVLTWSVGREFTDGTVAGLQALPTPTASIAGAKLATVALGAGACALATVGLAIPLGLAIGLGPPDGDAARAAGQALVVALLMTLLTAPLAWVASVRRGYLPGVGALLGIVVATQVATVAGAGAWMPWAAPGLWVGMGGPAAAAAVTPAQLLLALPVGAVGALGTVRWWSTAELC
- a CDS encoding ABC transporter ATP-binding protein encodes the protein MTTPPGGLRGPDGALVRLSGVRRAFGDEVAVDGLDLTVRAGEIHAVVGLNGAGKSTLMRLALGMLRPDAGTAHLRTVDGTEVPAWRAPAAAWARVGHLVEAPFAYAELTVTEMVVAAARLRGLSRTDAPPAARRAVHALGLAHWERRRTRTLSSGNRQRLGLACAAVHRPHLLILDEPSTALDPAGVVLVRTWLQRTRDDGAGVLVSSHHLDEVARVADRITVVHRGRAVGALAPDGVDLERQFFTMVHATEESAPTPGAGAGGSR
- a CDS encoding TetR/AcrR family transcriptional regulator, yielding MGRSEATRARLRAAALELFVEHGFEATTVSQVAAAAGVSHMTFFRHFATKEDVVMDDPYDEVIAEAVLAQDRRLPALERVRRGIATAWDALPEPGEAETHARVRLIAGHRGLMARAWENNRRTGELVVDALVADGADPLEASVAAGACLAALMEALLRWGLAPAGRELGPLVRQSLAYLAVVPVAPTGTDAVRS
- a CDS encoding TrkH family potassium uptake protein, which translates into the protein MVALFDARPRRPVPGRPRPRRRLGIHHPARTVVAGFAVGIAVGTVLLMLPVARTGPGGARPLEALFTATSALCVTGLAVVDTATAWSPFGQVTILVLIQVGGFGIMTLASLLGLLISRRLGLGSRLLAATETKSQGLGDVRTVLLGVARVSLAVEAVTALVLAARFHTAYDVPVARSLWLGVFHAVSAFNNAGFALFSDNLVGFATDPWVCLPIAAAVILGGLGFPVILEVLRQHRRPARWSVHTRLTLVMTGLLLVGGTLFMTVAEWGNPRTLGALDPAGRVLAGFFQAVMPRTAGFNSVDVGAMNTGTLLGTDVLMFIGGGSAGTAGGIKVGTFAVLLVAIVAELRGDPDVTLFDRRLSPQTIRQALAVALLSVAAVVGPTVAIAMTSPYTLDQILYEVISAFATVGLSTGITADLAPGHQLILVGLMFAGRLGPVTLASALVLRERGRLFRRPEGRPLVG